AGCGCCGGTCGTGGCCCTTGCGGTCCTCGACGTAGTCGACGAACTCGTCCCAGTCGCGACCGCACGCCGCGAGCAGCCGCTCGGTCAGCTCGCGGTTGGTCAGCTCGACGCCCCCGCCGATGTTGTAGGTCTCACCTGCGCGACCACCGGCCAGCACGAGCTGGATGCCGCGGCAGTGGTCGTCGACGTGGAGCCAGTCGCGAATATTGAGGCCGTCGCCGTAGAGCGGCACCTTCTTGCCGTCGAGGAGGTTCGTGACGAACAGCGGGATGACCTTCTCGGGGTACTGGTAGGGGCCGTAGTTGTTGGTGCACCGGGTGATCGAGACGTCGACCTTGTGGGTGACGAAGTAGGCACGGGCGAGCAGGTCTCCGCCGGCTTTCGCCGCGGAGTAGGGCGAGTTGGGCTGCAGGGGCGAGGCCTCGGTGAAAGACCCGTCCTCGATCGAGCCGTAGACCTCGTCGGTGGAGACGTGCACGATCCGCGGCACGCCGGTGCGCATGAGGGCGTCGAACAGCGTCTGGACGCCGAGCACGTTGGTCAGGACGAAGTCGGCGGCGCCGCTGATCGACCGGTCGACGTGGGTCTCGGCCGCGAAGTTGACGACCGCGTCGTGGCCGGGCAGCACCTCGTCGAGCAGCGACGCGTCGGTGATGTCGCCCTGCACGAACCGGTAGCGCGGCGACTCGGCGACCGGCGCGAGGTTGGCGAGGTTGCCGGCGTAGGTGAGCTTGTCGAGGACCGTGACGTGGGCGTCCTCGTAGCCCGGGTATCCGCCGGACAGAAGCGTGCGGACGTAGTGGCTCCCGATGAAGCCGGCCCCACCGGTGACGAGCAGGCGCATGCGCTCATCCTCGCAGACCGAGCGGGTGGCGGCCGCGCGGCGCCACCGCATCCGCGGAGACCCGGTTACCCTCGCAACGTGCAGCGAGCAGTGCTGGCGGCGCGGTGACGCACGCCCCTCCGCCCCCGCCGCCCCCGACGTCGCCCTCACCGCGGCAGCTGCCGCCGGAGCTCGACCCGCGGGGACCGCGGCACCGCCAGCCGACCCCCCCGGGACGCACCCGCGGGCGCAAGGCGGCGCGCTTCCTGTCGTGGACCGCGATCGCACTGTCGATCATCACGCTGGTGGTCAGCGTGGTCGGCTACGGGCTCTTCCACTACTACGAGGGCCGGCTCGGCACGGTGCACCTCGGGCTCGGCGGCAAGGACCGGCCAGCCGCCGGCGCCGACGGCTCCGCGCAGAACTTCCTGCTCGTCGGCTCCGACACCCGCAACTTCGCCGGCGGCCAGCAGTACCAAGGCACCGGCGCCGACTACGTCACGGGGCAGCGCTCCGACACCGTGATGCTCGCGCACATCCCACCGGGCAAGGCGCGCGCGACGATCGTGTCGTTCCCCCGCGACTCGTGGGTCGAGATCCCGGCCTACACCGACGGCCAGGGGCACCTGCACCCGGCGCACATGGGCAAGCTCAACTCGGCGTTCGCGCTCGGCGGGCCGCGGCTGCTGGTCGAGATGATCGAGCAGCTGACCGGCATGCGGGTCGACCACTACGTGCAGATCGACTTCGCCGGCTTCAAGAACATGGTCAACGCGCTGGGCGGCGTCACGCTCTGCATCGGCACCACCCGGCACGACCACGACAGCGGCGACTTCCTGACCGCCGGTACCCACCAGGTCACGGGCGACCAGGCCCTGGCCTTCGTCCGTGACCGCAAGGGCCTGCCGCGCGGCGACATCGACCGGATCGCCGACCAGCAGTACTTCCTCGCGCAGATGCTGAAGAAGGTGCTGAGCGCCGGCACCCTCGCCAACCCGTTCAAGATCAACGGCTTCCTGCAGGCGTTGACCGCCTCGGTGCAGGTGGACGACAACTTCGGCTTTTCCGCGATGCAGACGCTCGCCCTGCGGCTGCGCCACCTCGACCCGGCGCACGTCGCGATGGTGACGATCCCGATCACGACCGACAACGGCTACCGCGACGGGCAGAGCGTCGTGCTCATCGACCAGACCGCGGCCGACGGCCTCTTCGCCTCGCTGCGCGACGAGACGTCGTCCCAGCCGGCCAAGACCACCCCGCCGAAGGTGACCGTCGCCCCCGGCGACGTCCACGTGGTCGTCCTCAACGGCACCGCGCGCAACGGCCTGGCCCGTTCCACCGGCGACGCGCTGGCCGCCGAGGGGTTCCACGTCGACCGGTTCGGCAACGCGACGAGCCACGCCCTGGCGCGTACGACGGTCCGCTACAGCGCCGGCCACAAGGAGGCCGCGCAGACGGTGGCGGCCGCCACGGGCGCCGTGCTCCAGCAGGACGACACGGTCGGTGACGCGATCATGCTCGTGCTCGGCGGCGACTTCACCCAGGTGCAGGCGCTCGCCGGCGGGCCGGCACCGAGCACCGCTCCGTCCAGTGCTCCCACGGGCGTCACGCCGGCACCGAAGACCGCCGCGACGGCCGCCTGCGCCCCGTGACGGCACCGGCGGCACCCGCCCACCTGCTCGCGGCGACGCTGGCGCGTGACCCGGCCCGGCCGTTGATCACGTTCTACGACGACGCAACCGGTGAGCGGGTCGAGCTGTCGGCGGCGACCACCGACAACTGGGTGGCGAAGAGCGCCAACCTGCTGCGCGACGACCTGGCCGTGGAGGCCGGCAGCCGGGTCGCGCTGCTGCTGCCGCTGCACTGGCAGACCGCGGTGCTGGCCCTGGCCACGTGGGCGCTCGAGGCCGTCGTCACCGACG
The Mycobacteriales bacterium genome window above contains:
- the rfbB gene encoding dTDP-glucose 4,6-dehydratase — translated: MRLLVTGGAGFIGSHYVRTLLSGGYPGYEDAHVTVLDKLTYAGNLANLAPVAESPRYRFVQGDITDASLLDEVLPGHDAVVNFAAETHVDRSISGAADFVLTNVLGVQTLFDALMRTGVPRIVHVSTDEVYGSIEDGSFTEASPLQPNSPYSAAKAGGDLLARAYFVTHKVDVSITRCTNNYGPYQYPEKVIPLFVTNLLDGKKVPLYGDGLNIRDWLHVDDHCRGIQLVLAGGRAGETYNIGGGVELTNRELTERLLAACGRDWDEFVDYVEDRKGHDRRYSLSDAKIREELGYAPGMSFDQGLADTVRWYREREDWWRPLKEGNAA
- a CDS encoding LCP family protein, producing MTHAPPPPPPPTSPSPRQLPPELDPRGPRHRQPTPPGRTRGRKAARFLSWTAIALSIITLVVSVVGYGLFHYYEGRLGTVHLGLGGKDRPAAGADGSAQNFLLVGSDTRNFAGGQQYQGTGADYVTGQRSDTVMLAHIPPGKARATIVSFPRDSWVEIPAYTDGQGHLHPAHMGKLNSAFALGGPRLLVEMIEQLTGMRVDHYVQIDFAGFKNMVNALGGVTLCIGTTRHDHDSGDFLTAGTHQVTGDQALAFVRDRKGLPRGDIDRIADQQYFLAQMLKKVLSAGTLANPFKINGFLQALTASVQVDDNFGFSAMQTLALRLRHLDPAHVAMVTIPITTDNGYRDGQSVVLIDQTAADGLFASLRDETSSQPAKTTPPKVTVAPGDVHVVVLNGTARNGLARSTGDALAAEGFHVDRFGNATSHALARTTVRYSAGHKEAAQTVAAATGAVLQQDDTVGDAIMLVLGGDFTQVQALAGGPAPSTAPSSAPTGVTPAPKTAATAACAP